From a single Nicotiana tomentosiformis chromosome 2, ASM39032v3, whole genome shotgun sequence genomic region:
- the LOC104112489 gene encoding beta-amyrin 6-beta-monooxygenase-like, whose amino-acid sequence MISYLLALLFLPLSLTFIFFLRKRDSNSKKLPPGTSGWPLLGENMEFALLGPEKFIKNRMEKYSPQVFQTSIMGEKMAVFCGAQGNKFLFSSENKLLTSWWPQSMKKALLFPEFAESSLKQVSALQRGFLHDILKPEALKQYIPVMDSMAREHVDENWIPNNGVVKVFPLSKKYTFDLACRLFMNLVNPEEIKRLADPFTLVTNGIFSMPIDLPGTAYNRAIKGGKMVRDELMRIITQRRKELQMENKEIIAGGRDLLSKMLLVTDENGRFMSEMEISNNIIGMLVASFETTSSAVTSVLKYLAELPHVYYQVYKEQMAIAKLKGEDELLSWEDIEKMKYSWNVARESLRLTPPAQGAFRETITDCTYAGFTIPKGWKTFWSVHSTHKNPKYFSDPEKFDPTRFEGSGPAPYTFIPFGGGPRMCPGKEYARLEILVLMHNVVKRFKLEKVIPDEEIVFHASPVPKHGLPVRLLPHGN is encoded by the exons ATGATTTCTTACCTATTAGCTCTGCTATTCCTTCCTCTATCTCTCACTTTCATTTTCTTCCTCCGTAAACGCGATTCGAATAGCAAGAAACTTCCACCAGGAACATCTGGATGGCCATTGTTAGGAGAAAATATGGAGTTTGCCTTATTAGGTCCTgagaaattcatcaaaaatagAATGGAAAAGTACTCACCTCAAGTGTTCCAAACATCAATAATGGGAGAGAAAATGGCTGTGTTTTGTGGTGCACAAGGGAATAAGTTCTTATTCTCAAGTGAGAACAAACTTCTCACCTCCTGGTGGCCACAATCTATGAAAAAGGCATTGCTTTTCCCTGAATTTGCTGAGAGTTCATTGAAACAAGTATCCGCTTTACAACGCGGTTTTCTCCACGATATTCTCAAGCCTGAGGCACTAAAACAATACATTCCAGTTATGGATTCAATGGCCCGAGAACATGTAGATGAAAATTGGATTCCTAATAATGGAGTAGTCAAGGTTTTTCCATTGTCAAAAAAGTACACATTTGATTTGGCGTGTCGATTGTTCATGAATTTGGTAAATCCTGAGGAAATAAAAAGGTTGGCTGATCCTTTCACTCTTGTTACAAATGGAATATTTTCTATGCCTATTGATTTGCCCGGAACAGCTTATAATCGCGCTATCAAAGGCGGGAAAATGGTTAGGGATGAACTCATGAGGATCATTACACAGAGGAGAAAGGAATTACAAATGGAGAATAAAGAGATAATAGCAGGAGGCAGAGACTTGTTGTCAAAAATGTTGCTTGTTACTGATGAAAATGGACGGTTTATGAGTGAAATGGAGATCTCCAACAATATAATAGGAATGCTAGTGGCAAGCTTTGAGACTACTAGTAGTGCAGTCACTAGTGTTTTGAAGTACCTCGCTGAACTTCCCCACGTCTATTATCAAGTTTACAAAG AGCAAATGGCAATTGCAAAGTTGAAAGGAGAAGATGAGTTGCTAAGTTGGGAAGACATTGAGAAGATGAAGTATTCTTGGAATGTAGCTCGTGAATCACTAAGGCTAACTCCACCAGCTCAAGGAGCTTTTAGAGAAACAATCACTGATTGTACATATGCAGGTTTTACAATTCCAAAAGGGTGGAAG ACATTTTGGTCAGTGCACTCTACACATAAGAATCCGAAATACTTCTCTGATCCTGAAAAGTTTGATCCAACGAGGTTCGAGGGAAGTGGACCTGCACCCTACACGTTTATACCCTTCGGGGGAGGACCTCGGATGTGCCCTGGAAAAGAGTATGCTCGACTGGAAATACTAGTGTTGATGCACAATGTGGTTAAAAGGTTTAAACTTGAAAAGGTTATTCCTGATGAGGAGATTGTGTTCCATGCTTCTCCTGTGCCAAAGCATGGCCTTCCTGTTCGCCTTCTGCCTCACGGAAATTAA
- the LOC138891348 gene encoding pentatricopeptide repeat-containing protein At5g57250, mitochondrial produces the protein MKLSSLLSVVKSGFTPTAQHLNHFLLFLSRSKKFKLIIHLVKSNQFNADSKTRIIFIQALAEENRFEEALKHLKSNSATQVYKDKRLFDSLIQGLSQTNPGKALSLLQDCSGKDGILLSSYTFCSLIHSFCTRGRIDEAIQVLELMAHEKIKYPFDNFVCSFVIHGFLSVGKAELAVEFFENAVNSGCLKPNVITYTILVSAYCRLGRIEEVSNLGMYGLELDVVFYSNWMYGYFREGAIEEALKRYNEMVCTRRIELDTIGYTILIDGFSKEGHVEKAVGFLYRMKKHGLQPNLVTLTALVLGFCKKGKVLDAFAVFKMVEDLQIEADEFVYAVLIDGVCRMGDVERAFKLLGEVEKKGIKPSVVTYNTIINGLCKAGRMNEAYDVSKGILGDVITYSTLLHGYIQEENVMGMLETKKRVEAADVFLDVTMCNLLIKALFMMGLFEDALAIYKKLSDMGITSNSVTYGAMIDGYLKVGMIDEALEIFDEFRKTSIPSAACYNCTIQGLCRNGMADIAIEVFVELIDRGLPSSTRIYMTLIKKIFEVKGAQGVLDLFQRLERVKHENFGSMCEDALSFLCNKGLLQAAVNLLIVIQSNGFVLSKKSYHLLMKSLLYGGQTFLTGLLLTTFLKKYGIFEHRAKKMLVYFLCIKNVETALRFLTIVKGDTSEVTFSAVVLRTLTRGGRYLDAYNLVMGARDKLPLMDVVDYSIVIDGLCKGGNIDRALDLCNFAKNKGISFNIVTYNSVINGLCRQGCMVEAFRLFDSLERNDIVPSEITYSILIDALSKEGLLADARRLFEEMFLKNLRPSNRIYNSLIDGCSKLGQIQETLKLLLDLQAKGLTPDEFTVSAVLNSYCQKGDMEEALGFFSEFKMKGILPDFLGFMYLVRGLCDKGRMEESRCILREMLQSKSVIDLLGRVEIQIETESIRSFLSLLCERGSIQEAVTILNEVVSMFFPARRGCGAWNLLGKIEEPYNGGEMDIDSRSRQSWMPEKASNNRHDQDTQIAQLLDFNSYYSCIALLCSKGECDKANEVAKVITGFT, from the coding sequence ATGAAGCTCTCGTCGCTTCTTTCTGTAGTTAAGAGTGGTTTCACTCCCACCGCCCAACACTTGAACCATTTCCTCCTCTTCCTTTCTCGCTCCAAAAAATTCAAACTCATCATTCACTTAGTCAAATCAAATCAATTCAACGCTGACTCCAAGACCCGGATAATCTTCATACAAGCACTTGCCGAAGAGAACAGATTCGAAGAGGCACTTAAGCACTTGAAATCGAATAGTGCTACCCAGGTGTACAAAGATAAACGCCTATTTGATTCTTTAATTCAGGGCCTCTCTCAAACAAACCCCGGAAAGGCGCTTTCTTTACTGCAGGATTGCTCAGGGAAAGATGGTATTTTGCTCTCTTCTTACACTTTTTGTTCATTGATTCACTCTTTCTGCACTCGGGGAAGGATTGATGAAGCAATTCAAGTGTTAGAGTTAATGGCCCATGAGAAAATTAAATACCCATTTGATAATTTTGTGTGCAGTTTTGTGATTCATGGTTTCTTGAGTGTTGGAAAGGCTGAGCTCGCtgttgagttctttgaaaatgCTGTGAATTCAGGTTGTTTAAAGCCCAACGTTATTACTTACACAATACTTGTGAGTGCTTATTGTAGGTTAGGTAGAATTGAGGAGGTTTCTAATTTGGGAATGTATGGATTAGAATTAGATGTTGTGTTTTACAGTAATTGGATGTATGGGTATTTTAGGGAAGGAGCAATTGAAGAGGCACTAAAAAGATATAATGAGATGGTGTGTACTAGGAGAATTGAGTTGGATACAATAGGCTATACAATACTTATTGATGGGTTCTCAAAGGAGGGACATGTGGAGAAAGCAGTTGGGTTCCTATACAGGATGAAAAAACATGGTCTTCAACCTAATTTGGTTACTCTAACAGCACTTGTATTAGGATTCTGCAAGAAGGGGAAAGTGCTTGATGCGTTTGCAGTGTTTAAGATGGTTGAGGATTTGCAGATTGAAGCAGATGAGTTTGTGTATGCAGTATTGATTGATGGTGTGTGCAGGATGGGTGACGTTGAGCGTGCGTTCAAATTGCTCGGTGAAGTGGAGAAGAAAGGCATAAAACCTAGTGTTGTCACATATAATACCATTATCAATGGATTGTGCAAAGCTGGGAGGATGAATGAGGCCTATGATGTGTCTAAGGGAATCCTCGGAGATGTTATCACGTATAGTACATTGTTACATGGTTATATTCAAGAAGAAAATGTCATGGGAATGCTAGAAACAAAAAAGAGAGTTGAAGCAGCTGATGTTTTTCTGGATGTTACTATGTGCAACTTGCTTATAAAAGCCCTATTTATGATGGGATTGTTTGAGGATGCTCTTGCCATATATAAGAAATTATCAGATATGGGCATCACTTCCAATTCTGTTACTTACGGTGCCATGATTGACGGTTACTTGAAAGTAGGAATGATAGATGAGGCACTTGAAATATTTGATGAATTTCGGAAGACATCTATACCTTCAGCTGCATGTTACAATTGCACCATTCAAGGGCTCTGTAGGAATGGCATGGCGGACATAGCAATTGAAGTATTCGTTGAACTAATTGATCGAGGTTTGCCTTCAAGTACAAGGATCTATATGACATTGATAAAAAAGATCTTTGAAGTTAAGGGTGCTCAGGGAGTTTTAGATTTGTTTCAGAGATTGGAAAGAGTTAAGCATGAAAATTTTGGTTCAATGTGTGAAGATGCTCTTTCTTTCCTGTGCAACAAAGGATTATTACAGGCTGCAGTCAATCTGCTAATTGTGATCCAAAGTAATGGTTTTGTTCTAAGCAAGAAATCCTACCATCTTTTAATGAAATCTCTTCTGTATGGTGGCCAAACCTTTTTGACTGGACTTCTTTTGACAACATTCCTAAAAAAGTATGGGATTTTTGAGCACAGGGCAAAGAAGATGCTTGTGTACTTCCTTTGCATTAAAAATGTAGAAACTGCACTTCGGTTTCTTACTATAGTGAAAGGCGACACATCTGAGGTGACCTTTTCTGCTGTAGTTTTGCGGACACTGACAAGAGGTGGACGATATCTGGATGCGTATAACCTTGTTATGGGAGCGAGAGATAAACTACCTCTCATGGATGTCGTTGACTACTCAATTGTTATTGACGGCCTTTGCAAAGGAGGAAATATTGACAGGGCATTAGATCTCTGTAATTTTGCCAAGAATAAGGGAATTTCTTTCAATATTGTAACCTATAACTCAGTTATCAATGGGTTGTGTCGTCAAGGGTGCATGGTTGAGGCTTTTCGGTTATTTGATTCTTTAGAAAGGAATGATATAGTTCCTTCAGAAATCACGTATAGTATACTCATTGATGCTTTGTCAAAAGAAGGTCTTTTAGCCGATGCTAGGAGGTTGTTTGAGGAAATGTTCCTGAAGAATCTTAGACCGAGTAATCGTATATACAATTCATTAATCGATGGATGCAGCAAGTTAGGTCAAATCCAGGAAACTTTGAAGCTTCTCCTTGATTTACAAGCTAAAGGCCTCACACCAGATGAATTCACTGTCAGTGCAGTACTTAACAGCTATTGTCAGAAGGGTGACATGGAGGAAGCTCTTGGGTTCTTTTCTGAGTTCAAAATGAAAGGCATACTACCTGATTTCTTGGGTTTCATGTACTTGGTGAGAGGCTTATGTGATAAAGGAAGGATGGAAGAATCCCGATGCATTTTGAGAGAGATGCTTCAATCAAAATCTGTCATTGATCTTCTTGGCAGAGTTGAAATCCAAATCGAGACAGAGTCTATTAGAAGTTTTCTTTCTCTATTGTGTGAGCGAGGAAGCATACAAGAGGCAGTTACTATTCTGAATGAAGTGGTATCCATGTTTTTCCCTGCTAGAAGGGGGTGTGGAGCTTGGAATTTATTAGGAAAAATCGAAGAGCCTTATAATGGGGGAGAGATGGATATAGACTCAAGATCACGTCAGAGTTGGATGCCTGAGAAGGCATCAAACAACCGTCATGACCAAGACACTCAAATAGCCCAGTTGCTCGACTTCAATTCTTACTATTCCTGTATTGCTTTATTGTGTTCAAAAGGGGAGTGTGATAAGGCTAATGAAGTGGCTAAAGTTATTACTGGTTTCACATAG
- the LOC104112491 gene encoding uncharacterized protein produces MDLVAFFLKQKLRGIWTFLQSPFETWWHFYLHFCRLHERENVSLSLLVLLRRSQAPSRECCNKECWISDCYSGNGWNLQFRSHFDDWEIEDVNLLPQKLSSVVIIEEREDSVQWTASRDEKFSVISCYKMLQVQGDIVDEQWPAKIIWKIKVGLRCVESYPFYAGFGNRETDKISYLKVGIT; encoded by the exons ATGGACTTAGTAGCATTCTTTCTGAAGCAGAAGCTCAGGGGAATTTGGACATTCTTGCAAAGTCCATTTGAGACTTGGTGGCATTTTTATCTGCATTTTTGCAGACTACATGAAAGAGAAAATGTCTCATTGTCACTCCTCGTGTTATTGCGGAG GTCGCAAGCTCCATCACGGGAATGCTGTAACAAGGAATGCTGGATTTCTGATTGTTATTCCGGAAATGGATGGAATTTGCAATTTAGAAGTCATTTTGATGATTGGGAGATTGAAGATGTTAACCTTTTGCCTCAAAAGTTGAGTTCAGTGGTCATAATAGAAGAAAGGGAGGACTCAGTACAGTGGACAGCCAGTAGAGATGAGAAGTTCTCTGTTATATCCTGTTATAAAATGTTGCAAGTTCAAGGAGACATAGTAGATGAACAATGGCCAGCTAAAATAATCTGGAAGATCAAAGTGGGTTTGCGATGCGTG GAATCCTATCCCTTCTATGCTGGTTTTGGCAACAGAGAAACAGATAAGATCAGCTACCTCAAGGTTGGAATAACCTAA
- the LOC104112490 gene encoding subtilisin-like protease SBT5.6, whose translation MQASMEVKRAGGVAAILGTPFNEIQVTPFLDSTTVAFSYGLNTIRTYIQTEKNPMATLLPGQTLIGTKPASVMAPFTSKGPNIVDPNILKPDITAPGLNILAAWSEASSPLKLPEDRRVVKYNMQSGTSMSCPHVSAVIALLKSIHPDWSSAAIRSALMTTSTINNVVGRPITNATGNDANPFEYGAGHFRPSRAVDPGLIYDATYEDYLLYLCSQNISLDSSFNCPEEVPEASNLNYPSLAIANIKGSRTVRRVVTNVGKDNSTYILAMRSPPGYVVDIIPKTLRFSKLGEKLSFNITVRAQSVERRNEFAFGWYTWSDGVHVVQSHIAASSA comes from the exons ATGCAGGCATCAATGGAGGTGAAAAGAGCTGGAGGTGTCGCAGCTATTTTAGGAACTCCATTTAATGAAATACAAGTCACCCCTTTTTTGGATTCCACAACAGTTGCTTTTTCATATGGCCTAAATACAATCCGAACATATATACAGACTGAAAAAAATCCAATGGCAACACTTCTCCCAGGGCAAACATTGATTGGTACCAAGCCAGCATCAGTCATGGCTCCTTTCACTTCCAAAGGACCAAATATAGTAGATCCTAACATTCTCAAG CCAGATATAACTGCTCCTGGATTAAACATACTAGCCGCATGGAGTGAAGCATCCTCCCCCTTGAAATTGCCAGAGGATCGTCGAGTTGTTAAGTATAACATGCAGTCTGGGACATCCATGTCTTGCCCACATGTTTCAGCTGTAATTGCACTCTTAAAATCCATTCATCCAGATTGGAGCAGTGCTGCAATCAGATCAGCTCTAATGACAACAT CAACAATCAATAATGTGGTTGGTAGACCAATAACAAATGCCACTGGTAATGATGCAAACCCCTTTGAATACGGAGCAGGCCATTTCCGACCATCAAGAGCAGTAGATCCTGGACTCATTTATGATGCAACGTATGAGGATTATCTTCTCTATCTTTGTAGTCAAAACATAAGCCTAGATTCCTCGTTCAATTGTCCTGAGGAAGTACCAGAAGCAAGTAACCTTAACTATCCATCACTTGCAATAGCTAACATCAAAGGATCCAGGACCGTCAGAAGAGTTGTTACAAATGTTGGAAAAGACAATTCTACTTACATTTTAGCTATGAGATCACCTCCTGGATATGTTGTTGACATCATTCCGAAAACTTTACGCTTCAGCAAGTTGGGAGAGAAACTTAGCTTCAATATAACAGTTAGAGCACAAAGTGTTGAAAGGAGAAATGAGTTTGCCTTTGGTTGGTACACATGGAGTGACGGAGTCCATGTGGTTCAAAGTCACATTGCAGCATCATCCGCATAA